Genomic window (Culex pipiens pallens isolate TS chromosome 3, TS_CPP_V2, whole genome shotgun sequence):
atttaaatgagatccggctacaaaaaaagtacataaatatcacttaagtggttataactcgagacagggttgccagatcttcaatgttgtagattcgttggaaaggtctttcaattacctaaccaacgatgggtcggatgatggatcaggacattgtttacatacattttaatgagatacggctacaaaaaagtacataaatatcacttaagtggttataactcgagacagggttgccagatcttcaatgttgtagattcgttggaaaggtctttcaattacctaaccaacgatgtgtcggatgatggatccggacattgtttacatacattttaatgagatacggctacaaaaaaagtacataaatatcacttaagtggttataactcgagacagggttgccagatcttcaatgttgtagattcgttggaaaggtctttcaattacctaaccaacgatgtgtcggatgatggatccggacattgtttacatacatttaaatgagatccggctacaaaaaaagtacataaatatcacttaagtggttataactcgagacagggttgccagatcttcaatgttgtagattcgttggaaaggtctttcaattacctaaccaacgatgggtcggatgatggatcaggacattgtttacatacattttaatgagatacggctacaaaaaagtacataaatatcacttaagtggttataactcgagacagggttgccagatcttcaatgttgtagattcgttggaaaggtctttcaattacctaaccaacgatgtgtcggatgatggatccggacattgtttacatacatttaaatgagatccggctacaaaaaaagtacataaatatcacttaagtggttataactcgagacagggttgccagatcttcaatgttgtaaattcgttggaaaggtctttcaattacctaaccaacgatgggtcggatgatggatccggacatcgtttacatacatttaagtgagatccggcttcaaaaaagtacataaatatcacttaagtggttataacccgagacagggttgccagatcttcaaagttgtggactcgttggaaaggtctttcaattacctaaataacgatgtataacatgatgatgtttggttcagtttactgccatttattcatcttccgaaaatatgcgaaaacacatttttatacataacttttgaactacttatcgaaacttcaaacaattcaatagcaccgtatgggaccctaaaccaagtcgaatgcgactggtttggtcaaaatcggttcagccagtgctgagaaaactgcgtgacattattggtcacatacacacacacatacacacacacatacccacacacatacacacacacatacacacacacatacacacacacatacacacagacatttgttcagttttcgattctgagtcgatatgtatacatcaaggtgggttttcgagcttttaataaaaagttcaattttagagcaggattatagccttacctcagtgaggaaggcaaaacaatattttcacttGCAAACTATTCggctcaattgggtactaaagtcctatgtaaatttttatgtataacggtaaaaaacacgattgaaaaccatttctgatcactttttttcattttaatgcaatttttttttttgactagacaacattttttcgatggatcaactatggtccccttggaacgagctgtcaagtaggaccttttctgtcaagaaggacagtgtagttattttttaaaaattgaattaaaaatccgttttaaatcctttgcggtcgttcaaagggtcattgtactcagaaaaataagctttatcgctgtaaacaataatgtcagcaatctaagcttcattttaggacccaattcggctccttcagcaaacgtcaaacaacactgaaaGTTCGACTATGGAAATTCTAAGAAcatttctgaagttttttttgaaaaggtccaataaacaaaatttttagtttttgcttcttAGGTGTTTTTTTAGAAACCCTTGACTCAAGGCGACTTTTTTAGtgaccgggacccgtggtgtaggggtaagtgtggttgcctctcacccagtcggcctgggttcgatcccagaaggtctcggtggcatttttcgagacaagatttgttgtctgatcacgccttccgttggacggggaagtaaatgttggccccggtctaacctagaggttaggtcgttagctcagtccaggtgtatgaGTCGTCtacctgggtcctgtctcggggaagtcgctggtaggcagttggattaacaatccaaaagtcgtcagttcaaatctcggggtggatggaagctaaggtgtaataAAAGGTTTGCAATCGCCTCAgtggcaatgctgtagagcctGAAGAGCGaatatttataatttgattCGATTTGGATTAAGTCTGCAGACTTTGCAGCAAATATTCATAACATTCAGTGTTAAATAATTTTGGACACCCCTAAAATAGAGTATTTTTTGACATATATTTCTTGTTTACacaaaattgtatttatttacaTTCGCAGTTTGAATTAAGTTCAGCCACATTCAGTTTAGTCagtttgttttttattcatattgatataaaaatgttttaaaatagtgttcCGCTCAACCTATAAGCTAGAAGGAATTATCATAATGGAAATCGAGGTGGAATATCTGGATCTAAACATCTGCATCGTTTGTCTGGAGGAAAAGCCCGACATGACCGCCGTAGAATTCACCGAAACGGCGCCCGATTTGCTGCCGAACGGTCCAGTCCTGGCAAAGCATTTATGGTTTCGGGTAAGATTATTtaagttataatttttaaaacaattatttttacaaCCCACAAACTTACAGGAAGAAGACCTCCACTTCAAGTACGTTTGCCGCGATTGCTGGACCGTTGTCCGACAGTTTCACGAGTTTTATGTTTCCGTCGAAAGGACACACGCCGATGTGGCGGGTGTTGCGGTAGAAGGGGAACAACTGGCCATTAAATCGGAGGCATTCGTTGAAGAGCAACAATCGGAGCCATGCAATCAGGAGTTTGACGAACAGGATCAGCAGCAGCAAGAACTTTTGGAGCTGGAGGATGACGAAGAAACCATTGCCGTTGAGGTTGAGCACTGGGAGCAGAACTCTGCACTGACCGAATGCGAAGAAACAAGTTCGGACGATGAACCCGAGGAAGGCTTGACGATGGATATACAAAATGAAATGACGGTCAAACAGGAGAGCCTAACTGAAGCCGAGAAACTGGAGAAAATTTACCACAAACCGATTGCTGAAATCGAGGAAGAAGATGACGCTATTAGCAGACACTGTAAACTGGCTTGCGAGAGCTGTGACACGACGTTCGGCACGTTTGTGGAACTTAAAAGGCACTTTCGGCAGGTACACAACACTAAAGGCCACCTCGTATGTTGCAACCGGACGTTCCGGAAGCGCCTGAGACTCGTTGAACACGTCAGGAAGGTAAACGATCCGGATGCGTTCCACTGCACAATTTGTAACAAATCCTACAGCAACAGCACCGGGTTGAGTCTCCACATGACGACACTTCATGCCGCACCGGAAAAACTGCTGTTCAAGTGTGAACAGTGCGACAAGTCGTTTGCGAAGAAATTCCAGCTAAATGCCCATCAAGTGCAGCACGTTCCAGAAGAAGACAGGAACTGTGTCTGTCCACAGTGCGACAAGGCGTTTGCAACGGCGGCAAAGCTAAACGTACATATAAAGTTACGCCACCAACCTCAGAAAATCCACGTGTGCGATGTATGTGCCAAAAGCTTCAAAAGCAAGGTCCAGTTCGATCGACACTGCAAGGAACACGACGAGTCTTACCAAAAGGTACGGCTGCAGTGTAAAATTTGCTCTAAATGGTAAGttaaacttaaaattatttaacaaGATCACTATATTTGAATtcgaatttaaattttcaacaggtTAAAGAACGCGAGCAGCCTGCGCAAGCACCTGCAGCGTCACGACGGCGAAGGCCAATCGCACGAGTGTGGAATTTGTGGCAAAAAGGCGCCCAACATGCTCGCCCTGCAAAGTCACATCACGTTTGTGCACAAAAAGGAGAAGCTGTTCCAGTGCGAGCATTGTCCGAAGGCGTTCAAGCGACAGTTTACGCTTGCGGTTAGTAGCATTATTCTTCAGTCCTCGCAAATAGATATTCTCATATTATTGTCCTTAAAACAAACAGGAACACATGGCCACCCATACCGGAGAAGTGCTCTATCATTGCCCGTACTGCGTGAAAACGTTCAACTCGTCGGCAAACATGCACGCGCACAAGAAGAAACATCATCACCGCCAGTGGCAAGAAAGCAAACGGAGAAGCGAACTTGCATTATTCGGAA
Coding sequences:
- the LOC120423778 gene encoding transcription factor grauzone-like; translation: MEIEVEYLDLNICIVCLEEKPDMTAVEFTETAPDLLPNGPVLAKHLWFREEDLHFKYVCRDCWTVVRQFHEFYVSVERTHADVAGVAVEGEQLAIKSEAFVEEQQSEPCNQEFDEQDQQQQELLELEDDEETIAVEVEHWEQNSALTECEETSSDDEPEEGLTMDIQNEMTVKQESLTEAEKLEKIYHKPIAEIEEEDDAISRHCKLACESCDTTFGTFVELKRHFRQVHNTKGHLVCCNRTFRKRLRLVEHVRKVNDPDAFHCTICNKSYSNSTGLSLHMTTLHAAPEKLLFKCEQCDKSFAKKFQLNAHQVQHVPEEDRNCVCPQCDKAFATAAKLNVHIKLRHQPQKIHVCDVCAKSFKSKVQFDRHCKEHDESYQKVRLQCKICSKWLKNASSLRKHLQRHDGEGQSHECGICGKKAPNMLALQSHITFVHKKEKLFQCEHCPKAFKRQFTLAEHMATHTGEVLYHCPYCVKTFNSSANMHAHKKKHHHRQWQESKRRSELALFGKVELQEASDS